The Desulfovibrio porci genome includes a region encoding these proteins:
- a CDS encoding DUF1190 domain-containing protein, with protein MGSLAAGSAGCSSEKIEEGTYTFTSLNECVASAMFSESECRELAARALAETPRFSSQEECEAKFGAGACTRPDAQPGQEGTAVQQHSGGMWMPMMMGFMAGRFLGGGGMMQGSQGLYRDPAANPQQGRSFRTATGDTVKPGPGGRVANPSPRLTQSMQHNARPVMSRSGSGARGGFFGGGARGAAS; from the coding sequence ATGGGTTCTCTCGCCGCGGGCAGCGCGGGCTGCAGCTCCGAAAAAATCGAAGAAGGCACCTATACCTTCACGTCGCTGAATGAATGCGTCGCCAGCGCCATGTTCAGCGAATCCGAATGCCGGGAACTTGCCGCCAGAGCGCTGGCCGAGACGCCGCGCTTCTCGTCGCAGGAAGAATGTGAAGCCAAGTTCGGCGCGGGGGCCTGTACACGCCCTGACGCGCAGCCGGGTCAAGAAGGGACCGCCGTACAACAGCACAGCGGCGGCATGTGGATGCCCATGATGATGGGTTTCATGGCCGGGCGCTTTCTCGGCGGCGGCGGCATGATGCAGGGTTCGCAAGGCCTGTACCGCGATCCGGCGGCCAACCCGCAGCAGGGTCGCTCGTTCCGCACGGCCACCGGCGACACGGTCAAGCCCGGACCCGGCGGCAGAGTAGCGAACCCGTCCCCGAGGCTCACCCAGAGCATGCAACACAATGCCCGGCCCGTCATGAGCCGTTCCGGCTCCGGCGCGCGCGGCGGCTTTTTCGGCGGCGGCGCGCGAGGCGCGGCTTCATGA
- the dnaE gene encoding DNA polymerase III subunit alpha has product MSDFVHLHCHTEYSLLDGAIRIKDLCARAKDYGMPACAITDHGNMFGAAYFYTACKDFGVKPIFGCEVYVCHDHTDKTSELARRRHHLILLARNELGYHNLVKLVSHGFLDGFYYKPRVDKDLLRRYAEGLTCLSACIAGEIPRAILAKDMDKALSLTQEYAAIYPGNFYLELQSNGLAEQDVVNNALLEIAETAKLPLVATNDCHYLNADDADAHEVLLCIQTQTTMDDPKRMRFGTHELYYKSIEEMEKPFAHVPEALANTMRIAESCNVELDFGHHYFPVYQLPEGASMESEFRRLAEEGLEKRLEKHPDRENIDPQRYRERLQYELNVILEMGFPGYFLIVQEFINWAKDHSIPVGPGRGSAAGSLVAWALRITNLDPLPYNLLFERFLNNERVSLPDIDVDFCERRRGDVIRHMVDTYGEGSVAQITTFGTMKAKGVVRDVGRALGMTFAETDRIAKLVPDDLKMTIKKALDLEPDLKKLYEEDQQVKHLLDTARRLEGLARHASTHAAGLVVSDKPMEEYLPLYLGKRGELVTQFDGPMTEKAGLVKFDFLGLKTMTLIQDTLDNISLQGQIPPDLDNLPLTDAETYDLYARGDTDGVFQVESSGMRQYLRMLRPTCFEDVIAMLALYRPGPLGSGMVDEFIKRKHGQVPVVYPHDSLTECLRDTYGVIVYQEQVMQIAQIIASYTLGGADLLRRAMGKKKAEAMAKERVTFVAGAEKNGIAKEKANEIFDLMEKFAEYGFNKSHSAAYALISYYTAYLKVHYKVEFMAALLTSEMGNQDKLLKYVSCCKDMGIDVVQPSVNQSQREFTAHGGRVVFGLGGIKNVGDEAIREIVEARKDGGEYLSLLDLCCRVNLRKVTKRVLESLIKGGACDCFGVSRAGMLAAVEIVVARAQKKAKDKSSNQVSLLAMAPVAEAPPQPGVGLDCPEAALPEMEDDLKLKAEKEALGFFLTSHPLQPYSREIRRLRLTTLEDARELFPGAELTCAVLVTSVKEVLTKSKGERMAFVGVEDLTGHAEVTFFPRSYAEARELIRAEQPLCLTARLDSQSDDARDTDEENEDAPRELKMLGQSVRPLAEACGQSDTPVCVHIPAHRLGREDMLALKNILEMYPGPVEAEALVCLDGCRCHLRLDNALKVRPGPELDKALAAWAS; this is encoded by the coding sequence ATGTCCGACTTTGTGCATCTGCATTGCCATACCGAGTACAGCCTGCTGGACGGCGCCATCCGCATCAAGGATCTCTGCGCCCGCGCCAAGGATTACGGCATGCCCGCCTGCGCCATCACCGACCACGGCAATATGTTCGGCGCGGCATATTTCTACACGGCCTGCAAGGACTTCGGCGTCAAACCCATTTTCGGCTGCGAGGTCTACGTCTGCCACGACCATACGGACAAAACCTCCGAGCTGGCGCGCCGCCGCCACCACCTGATCCTGCTGGCCCGAAACGAGCTGGGCTATCACAACTTGGTCAAGCTGGTCAGTCACGGCTTTCTGGACGGTTTTTACTACAAGCCGCGCGTGGACAAGGACCTGTTGCGCCGCTACGCCGAGGGCCTGACCTGCCTTTCGGCCTGCATCGCGGGCGAAATTCCCCGCGCCATCCTGGCCAAGGACATGGACAAGGCCTTGAGCCTGACCCAGGAATACGCGGCCATCTACCCCGGCAATTTTTATCTGGAATTGCAGTCCAACGGCCTGGCCGAGCAGGACGTCGTCAACAACGCCCTGCTGGAGATCGCCGAAACCGCCAAGCTGCCCCTGGTAGCCACCAACGACTGCCACTATCTCAACGCCGACGATGCCGACGCCCATGAGGTGCTGCTCTGCATCCAGACCCAGACCACCATGGACGACCCCAAGCGCATGCGCTTCGGAACGCACGAACTCTACTACAAGTCCATCGAAGAGATGGAAAAACCCTTCGCCCATGTGCCCGAAGCCCTGGCCAACACCATGCGCATCGCGGAATCCTGCAATGTGGAGCTGGATTTCGGCCACCACTATTTCCCGGTCTACCAACTGCCCGAAGGGGCCAGCATGGAGTCCGAATTCCGCCGTCTGGCTGAGGAAGGCCTGGAAAAGCGTCTAGAAAAACACCCGGACCGAGAAAACATCGACCCGCAGCGCTACCGCGAGCGCCTGCAATACGAGCTCAATGTCATCCTGGAAATGGGCTTTCCCGGCTATTTCCTCATTGTGCAGGAATTCATCAACTGGGCCAAGGATCACAGCATCCCGGTGGGGCCGGGGCGCGGCTCGGCGGCCGGCTCTCTGGTGGCCTGGGCGCTGCGCATCACCAACCTGGACCCCCTGCCCTACAATTTGCTCTTTGAGCGCTTCCTGAACAACGAGCGTGTTTCCCTGCCCGATATCGACGTGGACTTCTGCGAACGCCGCCGGGGCGACGTGATCCGACACATGGTGGACACCTACGGCGAAGGCTCGGTGGCCCAGATCACCACCTTCGGCACCATGAAGGCCAAGGGCGTGGTGCGCGACGTGGGGCGGGCTCTGGGCATGACCTTCGCGGAGACGGACCGCATCGCCAAGCTGGTGCCCGACGACCTGAAAATGACCATCAAGAAGGCTCTGGACCTGGAGCCGGACCTGAAAAAACTCTACGAGGAGGACCAGCAGGTCAAACATCTGCTGGACACGGCCCGCCGCCTGGAAGGTCTGGCCCGCCACGCCTCCACCCACGCCGCCGGGCTGGTGGTCTCGGACAAGCCCATGGAGGAGTATCTGCCCCTCTATCTGGGTAAACGCGGCGAACTTGTGACCCAGTTCGACGGCCCCATGACCGAAAAGGCCGGGCTGGTCAAATTCGACTTTCTGGGCCTCAAGACCATGACCCTGATCCAGGACACTCTGGACAACATCAGCCTTCAGGGCCAGATCCCGCCGGATCTGGACAATCTGCCGCTCACCGACGCCGAAACCTACGACCTTTATGCGCGGGGCGACACGGACGGCGTCTTCCAAGTGGAAAGTTCGGGCATGCGCCAGTATCTGCGCATGCTCAGGCCCACCTGCTTCGAGGACGTCATCGCCATGCTGGCCCTCTACCGGCCCGGCCCGCTGGGATCGGGCATGGTGGACGAGTTCATCAAGCGCAAGCACGGCCAGGTGCCGGTGGTCTATCCGCACGACTCGCTCACCGAATGCCTGCGCGATACCTACGGGGTCATCGTCTATCAGGAACAGGTCATGCAGATCGCCCAGATCATCGCCAGCTACACGCTGGGCGGGGCCGATCTGCTGCGCCGGGCCATGGGCAAGAAAAAAGCCGAGGCCATGGCCAAGGAGCGCGTGACCTTTGTGGCCGGGGCGGAAAAGAACGGCATCGCCAAGGAAAAGGCCAACGAAATCTTCGACTTGATGGAAAAATTCGCCGAATACGGCTTCAACAAGTCCCACTCGGCGGCCTATGCCCTGATCTCCTACTACACCGCCTATCTCAAGGTGCACTATAAGGTGGAGTTCATGGCCGCCCTGCTCACCTCGGAAATGGGCAATCAGGACAAGCTGCTCAAATACGTCTCCTGCTGCAAGGATATGGGCATCGACGTGGTCCAGCCCTCGGTGAACCAGAGCCAGCGCGAGTTCACGGCCCATGGCGGCCGGGTGGTCTTCGGCCTGGGCGGCATCAAGAACGTGGGGGACGAAGCCATCCGCGAGATTGTGGAGGCTCGCAAGGACGGCGGGGAGTACCTTTCCCTGCTGGACCTCTGCTGCCGGGTCAATCTGCGCAAGGTCACCAAACGGGTGCTCGAATCGCTGATCAAGGGCGGGGCCTGCGACTGCTTCGGCGTCTCCAGGGCGGGCATGCTGGCCGCCGTGGAAATTGTGGTGGCCCGCGCCCAGAAAAAGGCCAAGGACAAGAGCTCCAACCAGGTTTCCCTGCTGGCCATGGCCCCGGTGGCGGAGGCCCCGCCCCAGCCCGGCGTGGGCCTGGACTGCCCGGAAGCCGCGCTGCCCGAAATGGAGGACGACCTGAAACTGAAGGCTGAAAAGGAAGCCCTGGGCTTCTTTCTCACCAGCCACCCCCTCCAGCCCTACAGCCGCGAGATCCGCCGCCTGCGCCTGACCACCCTGGAAGACGCGCGCGAACTCTTCCCCGGCGCGGAACTCACCTGCGCGGTGCTGGTGACCAGCGTCAAGGAGGTGCTCACCAAGTCCAAGGGCGAGCGCATGGCCTTTGTGGGCGTGGAGGATCTCACCGGCCACGCGGAAGTGACCTTTTTCCCGCGCTCCTACGCTGAAGCCCGCGAATTGATCAGGGCCGAGCAGCCCCTCTGCCTCACGGCCCGCCTGGACAGCCAGAGCGACGACGCCCGCGACACGGACGAGGAGAATGAGGACGCTCCACGCGAACTCAAGATGTTGGGGCAGAGCGTGCGACCCCTGGCCGAGGCCTGCGGCCAGAGCGACACGCCGGTCTGCGTGCATATCCCGGCGCACCGTCTGGGCCGCGAGGACATGCTGGCCCTGAAAAACATTCTGGAGATGTATCCCGGCCCGGTGGAAGCCGAGGCCCTGGTCTGCCTGGACGGCTGCCGCTGCCATCTGCGCCTGGACAACGCGCTCAAGGTACGGCCCGGCCCGGAGCTGGACAAGGCGCTGGCCGCCTGGGCCTCGTGA
- a CDS encoding flavodoxin family protein: MNVLLINGSPHPKGCTYTALRTVADQLEKNGLNTHILQMGNKAVRGCIACGKCADTGHCVFTDDPVNEAIDLLREADALVVGSPVYYAGPNGSICAFLDRMFYMKSAPYAFKPAAAVVSCRRGGASASFDRLNKYFTIARMPVVASQYWNSVHGNTPAEVLQDREGLQTMRTLGDNMAWLLKCIAAGKAAGVEYPTPEPWEATNFIR, encoded by the coding sequence ATGAACGTACTTTTAATCAACGGAAGCCCGCATCCCAAGGGCTGTACGTATACGGCCCTGCGCACCGTGGCGGACCAGCTGGAAAAAAACGGCCTGAACACGCACATTCTGCAAATGGGCAACAAGGCCGTGCGCGGCTGCATCGCCTGCGGCAAATGCGCCGATACCGGGCACTGCGTGTTCACGGACGATCCGGTCAACGAGGCCATTGACCTGCTGCGCGAAGCCGACGCCCTGGTGGTGGGCTCGCCGGTCTATTATGCCGGGCCCAACGGTTCCATCTGCGCCTTTCTGGACCGGATGTTCTATATGAAATCCGCGCCCTACGCTTTCAAACCGGCCGCCGCCGTGGTCAGTTGCCGCCGGGGCGGGGCCAGCGCCTCTTTCGACCGGCTGAACAAGTACTTTACCATCGCGCGCATGCCCGTGGTGGCGTCCCAGTACTGGAACTCCGTGCACGGCAACACGCCCGCAGAGGTGCTTCAGGACAGGGAAGGCCTTCAGACCATGCGCACCTTGGGCGACAACATGGCCTGGCTGCTTAAATGCATCGCCGCGGGCAAGGCCGCCGGGGTGGAGTATCCCACGCCCGAGCCCTGGGAGGCCACCAACTTCATCCGCTGA
- a CDS encoding glutathionylspermidine synthase family protein, translating to MRRIPIEPRENWRQIAEDNGFFFHHVNGEIYWDESVCYALNLEEIESGLEDPAQEIADMCLDLAADIVNSEEMLSALAIPAAFWDLIRDSWQRNEPSLYGRFDFAYDGHGPAKLYEYNADTPTSLYEAAYFQWLWLEDCLASGKLPEGADQFNSIQERLCETFATFHVPGIMHFASMKDTEEDRATVEYVMDCAAQAGIRGKQIFMEDIGVDAQGLFVDLENAPIHWLFKLYPWEFIWRDDFADNVQRSDTTFVEPAWKMVLSSKGMLPLLWERHTGHPNLLRAWFHGADKAAPVNDYVLKPLLSREGANVHIFRNRKAVFSTGGEYGEEGYIGQELCPPPFVDGHGPVCGVWIVGGKACGLGIREDDTPVTGDLSRFVPHFITP from the coding sequence ATGAGGCGCATCCCCATTGAGCCGCGCGAAAACTGGCGGCAAATCGCGGAAGACAACGGCTTCTTTTTTCATCACGTCAACGGCGAAATCTACTGGGACGAGTCCGTCTGCTACGCGCTCAACCTTGAGGAAATCGAATCCGGCCTTGAAGACCCGGCGCAGGAAATCGCCGACATGTGTCTGGATCTGGCCGCCGATATTGTGAACAGCGAGGAAATGCTCTCGGCGCTGGCCATTCCGGCCGCCTTCTGGGATCTGATCCGCGACAGCTGGCAACGCAACGAGCCCTCCCTGTACGGCCGTTTCGACTTTGCCTATGACGGGCACGGTCCGGCCAAGCTCTACGAGTATAACGCGGATACCCCCACGTCCCTCTACGAGGCGGCCTATTTTCAATGGCTCTGGCTGGAGGACTGTCTGGCTTCGGGCAAACTGCCGGAGGGCGCGGACCAATTCAACAGCATCCAGGAACGGCTGTGCGAGACCTTCGCGACCTTCCATGTTCCCGGCATCATGCATTTCGCCAGCATGAAGGACACGGAGGAAGACCGCGCCACCGTGGAGTACGTCATGGACTGCGCCGCCCAGGCGGGTATCCGGGGCAAGCAGATATTTATGGAAGACATCGGCGTGGATGCGCAGGGGCTGTTCGTGGATCTGGAGAACGCGCCCATCCACTGGCTGTTCAAGCTCTATCCCTGGGAATTCATCTGGCGCGACGATTTTGCGGATAACGTGCAGCGCTCGGACACCACCTTTGTGGAGCCGGCCTGGAAGATGGTGCTGTCCAGCAAGGGCATGCTCCCGCTGCTCTGGGAGCGGCACACGGGGCACCCCAACCTGCTGCGCGCCTGGTTTCACGGCGCGGACAAGGCCGCTCCGGTCAACGATTACGTGCTCAAACCCCTGTTATCGCGCGAAGGCGCGAACGTGCATATCTTCAGGAACCGCAAGGCGGTCTTCTCCACCGGCGGCGAGTACGGGGAGGAAGGCTATATCGGGCAGGAACTCTGCCCGCCGCCGTTCGTGGACGGGCACGGCCCGGTTTGCGGGGTATGGATCGTGGGCGGCAAGGCCTGCGGGCTCGGCATACGTGAGGACGACACACCGGTTACCGGCGACCTTTCGCGCTTCGTGCCGCACTTCATAACGCCATAG
- a CDS encoding potassium channel family protein has translation MNKKILSPFRTRLYVYRFELLLASLLCVFVLNIFFPDNIYGGIAQAVYLPFQLLAATVLFESKRNLLRLVLLFALLLVACRALDLFFVKNIQNELLLLYICFFGSVMLEVFRQIYHAHLITTKIVYAAVCGLLLIGYCGFYIFLAIEFHEPGSFNGLGQGVQAMNDLFYFSYITILTVGYGDITPHTWIAKNATVLVAFTAYIYSLVVIATIVSEATRSRKKNGDGGGNGDSLS, from the coding sequence ATGAACAAAAAAATTCTTTCGCCCTTTCGGACCAGGCTCTACGTCTACCGTTTCGAGCTGCTTCTGGCCTCTCTGCTCTGCGTGTTTGTACTGAATATCTTCTTCCCCGACAACATCTACGGCGGCATAGCCCAGGCCGTGTATCTGCCCTTTCAGCTGCTGGCCGCCACGGTGCTGTTTGAGTCAAAACGCAACCTGCTGCGGCTGGTGCTGCTGTTTGCCCTACTGCTGGTGGCCTGCCGGGCGCTGGATCTTTTTTTTGTCAAAAATATCCAGAACGAACTGCTGCTGCTCTATATCTGCTTTTTCGGCAGCGTCATGCTGGAGGTCTTCCGGCAGATCTACCACGCCCACCTCATCACCACCAAGATCGTCTACGCGGCCGTCTGCGGCCTGCTGCTCATCGGCTACTGCGGTTTCTACATCTTTCTGGCCATCGAATTCCATGAACCGGGCTCTTTCAACGGCTTGGGTCAGGGCGTGCAGGCCATGAACGACCTGTTCTATTTCAGCTACATAACCATCCTGACCGTGGGCTACGGCGACATCACCCCGCACACCTGGATCGCCAAAAACGCCACGGTGCTGGTGGCCTTCACGGCCTACATCTATTCTCTGGTGGTCATCGCCACCATCGTGAGCGAGGCCACGCGCTCCAGAAAGAAAAATGGAGACGGGGGCGGAAACGGCGACAGTCTGTCCTGA
- a CDS encoding WcbI family polysaccharide biosynthesis putative acetyltransferase produces MSQALCLLHANCQGDALRPLLENTPTFARHFRIRQYVNYTRQSIAEADLEQCALFLYQRLAPRWGALSTEQMLPRLPAFCRCVEIPNLFFKGYWPFWTNAVQNIDFADSLLERLLAQGLAPEEALNLYLRGDPALLGDVAAVAEDSLAREEEKEADCPIRCAPLLRERWREEQLFITVNHPGRTLLFHLADSLLRLLDLGGLPEEARRAYVHPQEDFWLPLHPALGPLLGLPFASRERRYQVFAARLTHREYTSCYLACRRHGVDDLLTMLHNLPPSGTCPAF; encoded by the coding sequence ATGTCCCAGGCTCTCTGCCTTCTGCACGCCAACTGCCAGGGCGACGCCCTGCGTCCCCTGCTGGAAAACACGCCGACTTTCGCACGGCACTTCCGCATCCGGCAGTACGTAAACTACACCCGCCAAAGCATTGCCGAGGCGGATCTGGAGCAGTGCGCGCTCTTTCTTTACCAGCGCCTGGCCCCGCGCTGGGGCGCGCTGTCCACGGAGCAGATGCTGCCGCGCCTGCCCGCATTCTGCCGATGCGTTGAAATTCCCAATCTTTTTTTCAAAGGCTACTGGCCGTTCTGGACCAATGCCGTCCAGAACATCGACTTCGCCGACAGCCTGCTGGAACGCCTGCTGGCCCAGGGACTTGCGCCGGAAGAAGCGCTGAATCTCTATCTGCGCGGCGATCCGGCCCTGCTGGGCGACGTGGCCGCCGTGGCCGAGGACTCTCTGGCGCGGGAGGAAGAGAAGGAAGCGGATTGCCCCATCCGCTGCGCGCCGCTGCTGCGTGAGCGCTGGCGGGAAGAGCAATTGTTCATCACGGTCAACCATCCGGGCAGGACCCTGCTCTTCCATCTGGCGGACAGCCTGCTGCGCCTGCTGGATCTGGGCGGCCTGCCGGAAGAGGCGCGCCGCGCCTACGTCCATCCGCAGGAGGATTTCTGGCTGCCCCTCCACCCCGCTCTGGGACCGCTGCTGGGCCTGCCCTTTGCAAGCCGGGAGCGGCGCTACCAGGTGTTCGCCGCCCGGCTCACCCATCGGGAATATACATCCTGTTATCTGGCCTGCCGTCGGCATGGCGTGGACGATCTGCTGACCATGCTGCACAACCTGCCGCCCAGCGGAACATGCCCGGCATTCTGA
- the mgtA gene encoding magnesium-translocating P-type ATPase, whose amino-acid sequence MFIFATTHESAQNTQLKSFRQTAANSRLAFAAASPADDLLKELHSGPQGLETSQVEASREQYGNNKITHGKKLSLPKRIAGAFINPFTAILFGLAGVSACTDILWADPDDVDPTTVIIIMTMVMISGVLRFVQETRSGNAAENLLKMITTTTCVQRRESGESEIPLEDVVVGDIVHLAAGDMIPADMRILQSKDLFISQSALTGESIAVEKIAQPVGNSGDGSLTECPCLAFMGSNVISGSAAGVCVATGDATIFGQMAKSVSTKPVRTSFEKGINQVSWVLIRFMLVMVPVVLFINGFTKGDWVEATLFALSVAVGLTPEMLPMIVTTCLAKGAVSMAREKTIIKNLNSIQNLGSIDILCTDKTGTLTQDKVALLYHLNIHGQEDMRVLRHAFLNSYYQTGLKNLMDHAIIERTLQEQENVPELRGLSEKFLKVDEIPFDFERRRMSVVVKNGKTQMITKGAVEEMLSVCGFAEYEGRVLPLTDEIREYILKKVNDLNEDGMRVIAVAQKTNPSPVGAFSVADEADMVLMGYLAFLDPPKESTPKALKALKEHGVAVKVLTGDNEKVTRCVCRQLGIPAERILLGFDIEKMTDIALSEAAETVSVFAKLSPQQKVRVIKALRDRGHSVGYMGDGINDAAAMKASDVGISVDSAVDIAKESADVILLEKDLMVLEKGIAEGRKTYANMIKYIKMTASSNFGNMFSVLAASAFLPFLPMLPIHLILLNLIYDLSCTAIPWDNVDKEYLTVPRKWDPSSIGKFMLWIGPTSSVFDITTYLLMYFVICPSLCGGLLFHQISDPAVQAYYIAVFQAGWFVESMWSQTLVIHMIRTPKLPFIQSRASAPLTLLTFAGIAVLTAIPFTAFGVSIGLAALPPVYFAWLALTILLYMALATLFKNIFIKRYGELL is encoded by the coding sequence ATGTTTATCTTTGCGACCACCCATGAATCCGCTCAAAATACGCAACTGAAATCTTTCCGGCAAACCGCGGCCAACAGCAGGCTCGCGTTTGCCGCCGCCAGCCCGGCGGACGATCTGCTGAAAGAACTCCACAGCGGCCCGCAAGGCCTGGAAACCTCTCAGGTCGAAGCTTCCCGCGAGCAGTACGGGAACAACAAGATCACCCACGGAAAAAAGCTGTCATTGCCCAAGCGCATTGCCGGAGCTTTTATCAACCCGTTCACGGCCATTTTATTCGGCCTGGCCGGGGTCTCGGCCTGCACGGATATTCTGTGGGCCGACCCTGACGACGTCGATCCCACCACTGTCATCATCATTATGACCATGGTGATGATTTCCGGCGTGCTGCGTTTCGTCCAGGAGACGCGCAGCGGCAACGCCGCCGAAAACCTCTTGAAAATGATCACCACAACCACCTGCGTTCAGCGGCGGGAGTCCGGCGAAAGCGAGATCCCGCTTGAGGACGTTGTCGTGGGCGATATCGTACATCTGGCGGCGGGCGACATGATTCCCGCTGACATGCGCATCCTCCAGTCCAAAGACCTGTTCATTAGCCAGTCGGCCCTGACCGGCGAGAGCATTGCGGTCGAAAAGATTGCGCAGCCCGTGGGCAACAGCGGGGACGGCAGCCTGACGGAATGCCCGTGCCTTGCCTTTATGGGCTCAAACGTCATCAGCGGCAGCGCCGCCGGGGTGTGCGTGGCCACCGGCGATGCCACCATCTTCGGCCAGATGGCGAAAAGCGTCAGCACCAAGCCGGTCCGGACCAGTTTTGAAAAGGGCATCAACCAGGTCTCCTGGGTGCTGATCCGTTTCATGCTGGTCATGGTTCCCGTCGTGCTGTTCATCAACGGCTTTACCAAGGGCGACTGGGTGGAAGCGACCCTGTTCGCGCTCTCCGTCGCGGTGGGGCTTACCCCTGAAATGCTGCCCATGATCGTGACCACCTGCCTTGCCAAGGGCGCGGTCAGCATGGCCAGGGAAAAGACCATCATCAAGAATCTGAACTCCATCCAGAATCTTGGTTCCATAGATATTCTGTGCACAGACAAGACCGGAACCCTCACGCAGGACAAGGTGGCCCTGCTCTACCATCTCAACATCCACGGGCAGGAAGACATGCGGGTATTGCGGCATGCCTTTCTGAACAGCTATTATCAGACGGGTCTGAAAAACCTGATGGACCATGCCATCATTGAACGGACGCTGCAGGAACAGGAAAACGTGCCGGAGCTGCGCGGGCTTTCCGAAAAGTTCCTCAAGGTGGATGAAATACCGTTCGACTTTGAGCGCCGCCGCATGAGTGTTGTGGTGAAAAACGGCAAAACGCAGATGATCACCAAGGGCGCGGTGGAAGAAATGCTCTCCGTGTGCGGCTTTGCCGAGTATGAGGGCCGGGTTTTGCCGCTGACGGATGAGATCAGGGAATATATCCTGAAAAAAGTGAATGATCTCAATGAGGACGGCATGCGGGTCATCGCCGTGGCCCAGAAGACCAATCCCTCTCCGGTAGGCGCGTTCTCCGTGGCGGACGAGGCCGACATGGTCCTGATGGGCTATCTCGCCTTCCTTGATCCGCCCAAGGAATCCACGCCCAAGGCGCTCAAGGCGTTGAAGGAACACGGCGTTGCCGTCAAGGTTCTCACCGGGGACAACGAGAAGGTGACGCGTTGCGTCTGCCGCCAGTTGGGCATCCCGGCGGAGCGCATCCTGTTGGGCTTCGACATTGAAAAGATGACAGATATTGCCCTCAGCGAGGCCGCTGAAACGGTCAGCGTTTTCGCAAAACTGTCGCCGCAGCAGAAAGTTCGGGTTATCAAGGCGTTGCGGGACAGAGGGCACAGCGTGGGCTACATGGGCGACGGCATTAACGACGCCGCCGCCATGAAAGCCTCGGATGTGGGCATTTCCGTGGACAGCGCCGTGGATATCGCCAAGGAATCCGCGGATGTCATTTTATTGGAAAAAGACCTGATGGTGCTGGAAAAAGGCATTGCCGAAGGGCGTAAAACCTACGCCAACATGATCAAGTATATCAAAATGACGGCCAGCTCCAATTTCGGCAATATGTTTTCGGTGCTGGCGGCAAGCGCGTTTCTGCCGTTTCTGCCGATGCTGCCCATTCACCTGATTCTGCTGAATCTGATTTATGATCTGAGCTGCACGGCGATTCCGTGGGACAATGTGGACAAGGAATACCTTACTGTGCCGCGCAAATGGGATCCCTCGTCCATCGGCAAGTTCATGCTGTGGATCGGCCCGACCAGCTCGGTCTTTGACATCACGACCTATCTGCTCATGTACTTTGTCATCTGTCCGTCCCTGTGCGGCGGCCTGTTGTTCCACCAGATCAGCGATCCGGCGGTTCAGGCCTATTACATCGCGGTATTTCAGGCAGGCTGGTTTGTGGAATCCATGTGGAGCCAGACGCTGGTCATTCATATGATCCGCACCCCCAAACTGCCCTTTATCCAGAGCCGGGCCTCCGCACCGCTGACGCTGCTGACCTTTGCCGGTATTGCCGTGCTGACCGCCATTCCCTTTACGGCTTTCGGCGTGTCCATCGGCCTTGCCGCTCTGCCGCCCGTCTATTTCGCCTGGCTGGCCCTGACCATCCTGCTGTACATGGCCCTGGCCACCTTGTTCAAAAACATCTTTATCAAAAGGTATGGTGAATTACTGTAA
- the queD gene encoding 6-carboxytetrahydropterin synthase QueD, translating to MSARHCWRLTVRDEFSAGHALRHYQGKCERLHGHNFGVELCVEGRELTPDTELLLDFKVLKNALKEVLRDLDHCVLNETPPFDRINPSSENLSRHIWRGVADRLAASPAPQARAVRLVSVSVSEKGSQSATYLELAES from the coding sequence ATGAGCGCGCGGCACTGCTGGCGCCTCACCGTGCGCGACGAATTTTCGGCCGGACACGCCCTGCGGCATTACCAGGGCAAATGCGAACGCCTGCACGGCCACAACTTCGGCGTGGAGCTTTGCGTGGAAGGCCGTGAACTCACGCCGGACACCGAATTGCTGCTGGATTTCAAGGTATTGAAAAACGCGCTCAAAGAGGTGCTGCGCGATCTGGACCATTGCGTGCTCAACGAAACGCCGCCCTTTGACCGCATCAATCCCTCTTCGGAAAATCTCTCCCGCCACATCTGGCGCGGCGTGGCCGACCGGCTGGCCGCAAGCCCGGCCCCACAGGCCCGCGCCGTGCGGCTGGTCAGCGTGAGCGTGTCGGAAAAAGGCAGCCAGAGCGCCACCTATCTGGAACTGGCGGAAAGTTAG